The following proteins are encoded in a genomic region of Sulfurovum indicum:
- the cas2 gene encoding CRISPR-associated endonuclease Cas2, with product MRLFVFFDLPTGTKKERSHATRFRNMLIKNGFTMLQFSVYVRVCKGQDMVSKYLDITMKHLPPKGHIRAMQVTDKQYERMHILIGEETVEEKNVGVQQLLLF from the coding sequence ATGAGACTATTTGTATTCTTTGATTTACCCACGGGAACAAAGAAGGAACGTTCTCATGCAACAAGGTTTAGAAATATGCTTATAAAAAATGGCTTTACAATGTTACAGTTTTCTGTTTATGTGCGTGTATGTAAAGGGCAAGACATGGTGAGTAAGTATTTGGATATCACCATGAAGCATCTACCACCCAAAGGTCACATAAGAGCAATGCAGGTTACTGATAAGCAGTATGAACGTATGCATATCCTTATAGGTGAGGAAACTGTAGAAGAAAAAAATGTAGGAGTACAACAACTTTTACTTTTTTGA
- the cas1 gene encoding type II CRISPR-associated endonuclease Cas1, translating to MGWRTLIITKPAKISIANDQLKYAPKDGEVITVPIDDISVIIVEVHQVTITSALMSRLTESNIVLFTCDKTHTPNGVFIPFHQHSRYTQVAHNQIAWSEPLKKRLWQKIVSQKIRNQAKTLEYMGKTKVKQLESYAKSVKSADSTNVESAAARLYFVELFGKFNRKNENDWRNSALNYGYALIRGAISRSLASHGFLPAFGLFHHSTLNAFNLSDDIIEPYRAFVDVVVAEQYENFIELPDTRFLPEHKVELYQLFTMNTVIDGVATTLLNSVEVCVTSLMNVTLEKDVQLLKLPVLVNNDG from the coding sequence ATGGGGTGGAGAACACTTATTATAACCAAGCCAGCTAAAATCTCCATTGCTAACGATCAGTTAAAGTATGCACCCAAAGATGGGGAAGTGATAACTGTCCCGATAGATGATATATCTGTCATCATTGTAGAGGTGCATCAAGTGACGATTACCTCAGCACTGATGTCACGGCTTACAGAGTCAAATATAGTACTGTTTACTTGCGATAAAACCCATACACCAAATGGTGTGTTCATCCCCTTTCACCAACATAGTCGCTATACACAAGTAGCACATAATCAAATAGCATGGAGTGAACCTCTCAAAAAACGTCTTTGGCAAAAGATAGTCTCTCAAAAAATACGCAACCAAGCCAAAACTTTAGAATACATGGGAAAAACAAAAGTAAAACAGTTAGAATCTTATGCAAAATCGGTCAAATCAGCAGATAGCACTAATGTAGAGAGTGCAGCTGCCAGACTTTATTTTGTTGAGCTTTTTGGAAAGTTTAATCGTAAAAATGAGAATGACTGGAGAAACAGTGCTCTTAACTATGGATATGCGCTTATAAGAGGAGCAATCTCACGAAGTTTGGCTAGTCATGGGTTTTTACCGGCTTTTGGATTGTTTCATCATAGTACACTCAATGCCTTTAATCTTTCAGATGACATCATAGAACCCTACAGGGCTTTTGTAGATGTGGTAGTGGCTGAGCAGTATGAAAACTTTATAGAGTTACCAGATACACGATTTTTACCAGAGCATAAAGTAGAGCTATATCAGCTGTTTACGATGAATACCGTTATAGATGGTGTAGCTACAACATTGTTAAATAGTGTAGAAGTATGTGTAACTTCGTTGATGAACGTAACGTTAGAAAAAGATGTACAACTTCTAAAACTTCCTGTCTTGGTTAATAATGATGGATAG
- a CDS encoding response regulator transcription factor, giving the protein MKVLLLEDELMLQSAMVEYLTDCGYIVDACEDGEDAFQKARREKYDFFVLDINTPTIDGLTLLEKLQSDKIFVPTIFISAITQIEQISKAYELGCYDYLKKPFHLKELTLHIERLLKMANITPRSLVKFSKMYSYDLEKNRLLFDNEEQHLTPKQAQIIHLFALNVNRIVDFDMLRHYVWEESNVDNATIRAEMHRVKRVLKEDLIESLKGIGYKVNKHY; this is encoded by the coding sequence ATGAAAGTATTACTGCTGGAAGATGAACTGATGTTACAGAGCGCTATGGTAGAGTATCTGACAGACTGTGGCTACATTGTCGATGCCTGCGAAGATGGAGAAGATGCATTCCAAAAGGCAAGAAGAGAAAAGTATGACTTTTTTGTTCTTGATATCAATACCCCTACGATAGACGGGCTTACCCTGCTTGAAAAACTGCAAAGTGACAAGATATTCGTGCCTACTATTTTTATTTCGGCCATTACCCAGATAGAGCAGATATCAAAAGCGTATGAGCTGGGCTGCTATGACTACCTTAAAAAACCTTTTCATCTGAAAGAACTTACTTTACATATAGAGAGACTGCTCAAGATGGCCAACATTACGCCCCGGTCACTTGTAAAGTTCTCCAAAATGTACAGTTACGACCTGGAGAAGAACCGTCTCCTGTTTGACAATGAAGAGCAGCACCTTACACCAAAACAGGCCCAGATCATTCATCTGTTTGCTTTGAATGTCAACAGGATCGTTGATTTTGATATGCTCAGGCATTACGTCTGGGAAGAGAGCAATGTAGACAATGCAACCATCAGGGCTGAGATGCACCGGGTCAAACGTGTACTCAAAGAGGATCTTATAGAGAGTCTCAAAGGGATTGGTTACAAAGTAAACAAACATTACTGA
- a CDS encoding DUF485 domain-containing protein, whose product MTKEQIEHVRNNPKYQKLVKERSRFAWTLSIIMLVIYYAFILTIAFEPAVLGTRMGEGVMTIGIPIGIAIIVIAFVLTGIYVKRANSEFDELSHQVKEELKDIA is encoded by the coding sequence ATGACTAAAGAACAGATTGAACATGTTCGGAACAATCCGAAGTATCAGAAACTGGTAAAAGAGAGAAGCAGATTCGCATGGACTCTTTCTATTATTATGCTGGTGATCTACTATGCCTTTATTTTAACGATCGCGTTTGAACCGGCAGTACTGGGAACCAGAATGGGAGAGGGTGTAATGACCATTGGTATACCTATCGGTATCGCTATTATTGTTATTGCATTTGTTTTGACCGGTATTTATGTAAAAAGAGCCAACAGTGAGTTTGATGAACTGAGCCATCAGGTAAAAGAAGAGTTAAAGGATATTGCGTAA
- a CDS encoding sensor histidine kinase — MKRYLQKLSLHSINFFGIIILFAFALIFTFLVIFEEYRDFEQESIHLRKNYLEEQKSKIKEETERILRYIRHTYDSMGTQIGEEDLKENIISSIEHLFDRRNGSSYIFIYTFDGVNISDPNRPENRGKKMIDFQDINGKYMLKELIAEAKKGGGYVEYVWTNPANNQLSPKVSYAAPFRPWNWMVGTGVYLNEIDEIIAQKKEKLKARLIRYVMEILTLSAILFWIAWGGIKMINSIIHKEISTFRDFFRQSVVHNIVIDKHQIHIKEFKILVSYVNEMVEEIHKKNSELKALNASLEEKVVQKTAKLHEQIKYNEQLVAAQDSFIKHSIHEINTPLAVIMTHIDIYKMKYGENRYLSKIEAASKMISNIYDDLSYMVKKDRFVYEKQILDFSSFLKERIVFFNEIARGNEHKIVSEIEEGISICFSDIELQRIIDNNLSNAIKYAYKKSDIGIRLQKVKGDTVLEFRTHSKQIEDTQRIFEPFHQEVENKGGFGLGLEIVHSICKKEHVEVEVESGKDMTLFRYVFKGEYA, encoded by the coding sequence ATGAAAAGATATCTTCAAAAGCTCAGTCTGCATTCGATCAATTTCTTCGGGATCATTATACTTTTTGCCTTTGCCCTGATCTTTACATTTCTTGTGATCTTTGAAGAGTACAGGGACTTTGAACAGGAATCCATACATCTTCGAAAAAACTACCTGGAAGAACAAAAGAGCAAGATCAAAGAGGAAACTGAACGTATCTTGCGTTATATCCGCCATACGTACGATAGCATGGGAACGCAAATTGGAGAGGAAGACCTTAAAGAAAACATCATCAGTTCCATTGAACACCTCTTTGACCGCAGGAACGGAAGCAGCTATATCTTTATCTATACATTTGACGGAGTCAATATCTCAGACCCGAACAGGCCGGAAAACCGGGGAAAAAAGATGATAGACTTTCAGGATATCAATGGTAAATACATGCTCAAAGAACTTATAGCGGAGGCAAAAAAAGGGGGAGGATATGTGGAGTATGTATGGACCAACCCCGCCAACAACCAGCTCTCTCCGAAAGTTTCATATGCAGCACCATTCAGACCGTGGAACTGGATGGTCGGTACAGGAGTCTACCTTAATGAGATCGATGAGATCATCGCACAGAAAAAAGAGAAGTTAAAAGCACGCCTTATCCGCTATGTTATGGAAATACTGACCCTCTCTGCAATACTCTTCTGGATCGCATGGGGTGGGATCAAGATGATCAACAGTATTATCCATAAAGAGATATCAACTTTCAGAGATTTCTTTCGGCAGTCAGTAGTACATAATATCGTGATAGACAAACATCAGATACACATTAAAGAGTTTAAGATACTGGTATCGTATGTCAATGAGATGGTAGAGGAGATACACAAAAAGAACAGTGAACTCAAAGCATTGAATGCATCACTTGAAGAGAAAGTTGTACAGAAAACGGCAAAACTGCATGAACAGATAAAGTATAACGAACAGCTTGTTGCCGCACAGGACAGTTTCATCAAACACTCTATCCATGAGATCAATACACCGCTTGCGGTCATTATGACACATATCGATATCTACAAGATGAAGTATGGAGAGAACAGATACCTCTCAAAAATAGAAGCAGCTTCCAAAATGATCTCCAATATTTATGATGATCTCAGCTATATGGTGAAAAAAGACCGTTTTGTCTATGAAAAACAGATCTTGGATTTCTCTTCTTTTCTTAAAGAGAGAATTGTTTTTTTTAATGAGATCGCAAGGGGAAATGAGCATAAAATAGTCAGTGAGATAGAAGAGGGGATCAGCATCTGTTTTTCAGATATAGAACTGCAGAGGATCATCGATAATAACCTCTCCAATGCTATCAAGTATGCATACAAGAAGAGTGATATTGGCATACGGCTTCAAAAAGTAAAGGGTGATACTGTTCTGGAGTTTCGAACCCACTCAAAACAGATAGAGGATACACAGCGTATTTTTGAACCGTTCCATCAGGAAGTAGAGAACAAAGGCGGCTTTGGTCTGGGGCTGGAGATCGTACACAGTATTTGTAAAAAAGAGCATGTTGAAGTGGAAGTTGAGTCGGGTAAAGATATGACGCTGTTTCGATATGTTTTCAAAGGAGAATATGCATGA
- a CDS encoding bifunctional 3,4-dihydroxy-2-butanone 4-phosphate synthase/GTP cyclohydrolase II: MSEAIQRVEKAIDEIKKGKMVIMMDDEDRENEGDLVYAATFSTPEMVNFMAKEARGLICTPITKELASGLELMPMVSNNDSAHETAFTVSIDSATATTGISAAERDDCIRKLANPLSVAGDFVRPGHIFPLIAKDGGTLVRTGHTEGSVDLCKLAGLAPVGVICEIIKEDGTMARMDDLKIFAKEHDLCIVYISDIVEYRLANEQLVKRLSSEETLLKGMKVEKHTYTDHLDRTHTVIQFYKLHETANVKFHNIGSDIDLILDDRRFSALNNSIEYLKKNGGVLVFLDTKVISHEQAKEFGVGAQILKDLGIRNINLLTTNKDTEFVGLAGFGLDVAEKIEVV; encoded by the coding sequence ATGTCAGAAGCAATACAGAGAGTAGAAAAAGCCATCGATGAGATCAAAAAAGGGAAGATGGTCATTATGATGGATGATGAGGACCGTGAGAATGAGGGCGATCTTGTCTATGCGGCAACCTTTTCCACACCGGAGATGGTGAACTTTATGGCCAAAGAGGCAAGAGGACTCATCTGTACACCTATTACCAAAGAGCTCGCTTCCGGGCTTGAGCTGATGCCGATGGTCAGCAACAATGACTCTGCACATGAAACAGCGTTTACTGTCTCCATAGACTCTGCGACTGCGACCACAGGTATCTCTGCCGCTGAGCGGGATGACTGTATACGAAAACTGGCCAATCCTTTGAGTGTTGCCGGTGACTTTGTACGTCCCGGACATATTTTCCCTCTCATTGCCAAAGACGGAGGTACACTAGTGCGTACCGGCCACACTGAAGGATCGGTCGATCTCTGTAAACTGGCAGGGTTGGCACCCGTAGGTGTGATCTGTGAGATCATTAAAGAGGATGGTACGATGGCACGTATGGATGATCTGAAAATATTTGCCAAAGAACATGACCTCTGCATTGTCTACATCTCTGATATTGTGGAGTACCGTCTTGCCAATGAACAGCTGGTCAAACGGTTAAGCAGTGAAGAGACCCTGCTTAAAGGAATGAAAGTAGAAAAACATACCTACACTGACCATCTTGACCGGACCCATACAGTTATTCAGTTCTACAAACTGCACGAGACGGCAAATGTCAAGTTCCATAACATCGGCAGCGATATTGACCTTATTCTTGATGACAGACGTTTCAGTGCGCTCAACAACTCCATAGAGTATCTCAAGAAGAACGGTGGGGTACTGGTTTTTCTCGATACAAAAGTGATCTCACATGAACAGGCCAAAGAGTTTGGTGTCGGCGCACAGATACTCAAAGACCTCGGCATCAGGAACATCAACCTTCTGACCACCAACAAAGATACCGAGTTTGTCGGACTTGCAGGCTTTGGGCTTGATGTGGCGGAGAAAATAGAAGTCGTCTGA
- a CDS encoding OprD family outer membrane porin — translation MKKIIVLSLVATTMMTAGGQIDPAESTAETETEKEWGEIFGQSRTFYIDRTYSGSIVNNRNSLSSGGYIGYRTPEYNGFSATVAAYGTYGLDIHDEDADVVGSASYDPSLYGDSFDNYLFVGQAYLSYAFGNTNIKVGRQRLDTPLAGADDARMLPNLFEAVLLSNKEVENTTLIAAHVMKETVGTFGNVYGTPSALSLQSGYGLGYKLGTGGDFADMGEIALGEGVDTDGVTALAAIYAKGGLKVQAWDYVAWDILNAVYLQADFGWNCLLNDAVKMKASVQFINESDIGDSLAGSVDVNYFGVKLAAAFDAFSAYAAYSSTGDDADTVTNGGVITPWGGMPAFTQGMVTRHQFFANTDSWKVAASYNFKAYGLKASVYYTEFDIGRENTYDNGNAWTASESGWDVQYKVASVEGLSLRARANYPRDFKEGLDWDEYRLIVNYNF, via the coding sequence ATGAAAAAAATAATCGTATTGTCACTTGTGGCAACGACAATGATGACTGCGGGCGGGCAGATCGATCCTGCTGAAAGTACCGCAGAAACAGAGACAGAAAAAGAGTGGGGTGAGATATTCGGCCAGTCCCGTACATTCTATATAGACAGGACATACAGCGGTTCAATCGTCAACAACCGAAATTCACTATCAAGCGGAGGTTATATTGGTTACCGAACGCCAGAATACAATGGTTTCAGTGCAACGGTAGCTGCGTACGGTACCTACGGACTTGATATTCATGATGAAGATGCGGATGTGGTCGGCAGTGCAAGTTATGACCCGTCACTTTATGGTGACAGCTTTGACAACTACCTGTTTGTCGGTCAGGCATACCTTAGTTATGCCTTTGGCAATACGAACATAAAAGTCGGACGTCAAAGACTTGATACACCGCTTGCGGGAGCAGATGATGCACGTATGCTTCCAAACCTTTTTGAAGCAGTACTTTTGAGCAATAAAGAAGTAGAGAATACTACATTGATCGCTGCACATGTAATGAAAGAGACAGTCGGTACATTCGGTAATGTTTACGGTACTCCCTCCGCACTCTCTTTGCAAAGCGGTTACGGTCTTGGGTATAAATTGGGTACAGGTGGTGACTTTGCCGACATGGGAGAGATCGCGCTTGGTGAAGGTGTAGATACGGACGGTGTTACTGCATTGGCAGCCATATATGCCAAAGGCGGACTAAAAGTACAGGCTTGGGACTATGTAGCATGGGATATTCTCAATGCAGTTTATCTTCAGGCTGATTTTGGCTGGAACTGTCTGCTCAATGATGCTGTGAAGATGAAAGCATCTGTACAGTTCATCAATGAAAGCGATATCGGCGACAGTCTGGCGGGGAGTGTGGATGTAAACTACTTTGGCGTTAAGCTGGCTGCAGCCTTTGATGCATTCAGTGCCTATGCTGCCTACTCATCTACAGGAGATGACGCGGATACAGTAACGAATGGAGGAGTGATCACTCCCTGGGGAGGTATGCCCGCATTTACACAGGGAATGGTGACAAGACACCAGTTCTTTGCCAATACTGACAGCTGGAAAGTAGCAGCATCATACAACTTTAAAGCATACGGACTTAAAGCTTCGGTATACTATACTGAATTTGATATCGGTAGAGAGAATACCTATGACAACGGCAATGCCTGGACCGCCTCTGAGTCAGGCTGGGACGTACAGTATAAAGTTGCTTCGGTTGAAGGTCTCAGCCTTAGAGCCAGAGCAAACTACCCAAGAGATTTCAAAGAGGGGCTGGACTGGGATGAGTACAGACTCATAGTAAACTACAATTTTTAA
- a CDS encoding transposase gives MSRRPRIDLAGYHHIINRGVNRSDIFRSDDDYAMFLKILCKACRAYRVVVHDYCLMHNHFHLLIETELDNLSLFMKQVNSNYAIYANKKQKRSGHFWQGRFYSRYINNEAYYYTLIRYIEQNPIEANIAKRVGEYPYTLGAVIANKQIPIPCANKSKLLAELDYENIQELIGVTLQEEELKILDTIQKQKVITKENIHRHAYLKTLEEHFRDSKTRNERNISIINACDDGYTQAQIAKYLSLSRSLVSKIVKSRYSTPDP, from the coding sequence ATGTCAAGAAGACCGCGCATAGATCTGGCAGGGTATCATCATATCATCAATCGTGGAGTGAACCGTTCTGATATCTTTAGATCGGATGATGATTATGCAATGTTTTTAAAGATCCTTTGCAAAGCATGCAGAGCATATAGAGTAGTGGTGCATGACTATTGTCTAATGCACAATCATTTTCATCTGCTGATCGAAACAGAACTGGACAATCTTTCACTTTTTATGAAACAAGTCAACAGCAATTATGCTATCTATGCAAATAAAAAACAAAAAAGATCCGGTCACTTCTGGCAGGGAAGATTTTACTCACGATACATCAACAATGAAGCATATTACTATACGCTCATACGTTATATAGAACAAAATCCGATAGAAGCAAATATAGCAAAGAGAGTGGGTGAATACCCCTATACATTAGGAGCCGTGATTGCCAACAAACAAATACCCATACCCTGTGCAAACAAGTCCAAACTACTGGCGGAACTGGATTATGAAAATATACAGGAACTCATAGGTGTAACTCTGCAGGAAGAGGAGCTGAAGATACTTGATACGATCCAAAAACAAAAAGTGATCACTAAAGAGAATATTCATAGGCATGCCTATTTGAAAACACTCGAGGAACATTTCAGGGACAGTAAAACCAGGAATGAGAGAAATATCAGCATTATCAATGCCTGTGATGACGGATACACACAAGCCCAGATAGCAAAGTATTTGAGTCTATCCCGTTCACTTGTTTCAAAGATCGTCAAAAGTAGATATTCAACGCCTGACCCTTAA
- a CDS encoding putative nucleotidyltransferase substrate binding domain-containing protein — translation MIALLQRLKEHLPFSLLGKEEQKTIEKSAQIVYYPQETILIATDQTPDRLYYIIKGVVEAIVNDELVDIYHQDDTFGGIELIEKQPSGYDYIVTEEMICYEIPKEVFLQLCDSNEAFRSYFFSSIVERIDMIKERRESAKTADLMVARIDRDILHPACIVEPDISVTEAVAELETEGAAALLVNNTEGYGIVTDMDLRKYILSKEREELLTVSQIQTFPAITVSEGELLFNVLILMTGHSIKHMPVVDENEKPVGILTLIDLLSYFSNQSHLITTQIENAGDIESVIDASKRIDVMVKTLHLKGIKSRYIAKMVSEVHKKMYARLFMLIFPRSWHEKCTLLLLGSEGRGEQILKTDQDNALIFEDGFEAEGKEEILPKFTEALEAIGFPRCKGNVMVINPRWAKEVNSYKADIEEWINHTESNGLIELSIFYDAFAVAGNKALFIGLRDHLIAEAKKHQSFLPHFAKPIESFESPLGLFSRFVSRERDHKDEIDIKKGALFAIVHGIRALALEHGITKTNTTQRIKALNNAGYMTKEDAVNLMETLEVLMTFRLHARLQKLEEGKSPDNYIDLKRLSKLEKDTLKEALKIVEQFKKRVAYHFHLSMVG, via the coding sequence ATGATCGCACTACTTCAGAGACTGAAAGAGCATCTGCCTTTTTCCCTTTTAGGCAAAGAGGAACAAAAAACAATAGAAAAGAGTGCCCAGATCGTCTACTATCCTCAGGAGACCATACTGATCGCCACAGATCAAACACCTGATAGACTTTACTATATTATCAAGGGAGTGGTGGAAGCCATAGTAAATGATGAACTGGTCGATATCTACCACCAGGATGATACGTTCGGCGGTATTGAACTGATAGAGAAGCAACCTTCAGGTTATGACTATATTGTAACCGAAGAGATGATCTGTTATGAGATACCCAAAGAAGTATTTCTACAGTTGTGTGACAGTAATGAGGCTTTCAGAAGTTATTTCTTCTCCTCTATTGTAGAACGCATCGATATGATCAAGGAGCGTAGAGAGAGTGCCAAAACGGCAGATCTGATGGTAGCACGTATCGATCGTGATATTTTGCATCCTGCCTGTATCGTTGAGCCTGATATATCCGTTACCGAAGCGGTGGCTGAACTTGAGACCGAGGGCGCTGCTGCATTGCTTGTAAACAATACGGAAGGGTACGGCATTGTCACCGATATGGACTTGAGAAAATATATCCTCTCCAAGGAGAGAGAGGAACTTCTGACTGTTTCACAGATACAGACTTTTCCGGCAATCACTGTTTCTGAGGGTGAACTTCTTTTCAATGTACTGATCTTAATGACCGGGCACTCCATCAAACATATGCCTGTAGTTGATGAGAATGAAAAACCTGTAGGCATACTGACACTCATCGATCTGTTGAGCTATTTTTCAAACCAGTCCCACCTTATAACTACCCAGATAGAAAATGCCGGGGATATCGAGAGTGTTATCGATGCATCCAAGCGTATAGATGTGATGGTCAAAACGCTGCACCTGAAAGGGATCAAGTCACGATATATCGCCAAAATGGTCTCTGAGGTCCATAAAAAAATGTATGCCAGACTTTTTATGCTGATCTTTCCCCGCTCATGGCATGAGAAATGTACGCTTCTGCTTCTTGGCAGTGAGGGCAGGGGAGAGCAGATACTCAAAACAGACCAGGACAATGCCCTGATCTTTGAGGATGGATTTGAAGCCGAGGGGAAAGAAGAGATCCTTCCAAAATTCACTGAAGCACTCGAAGCTATTGGTTTTCCGCGCTGTAAGGGGAATGTTATGGTCATCAATCCCAGGTGGGCAAAAGAAGTGAACAGCTATAAAGCCGATATAGAAGAGTGGATCAACCATACGGAGAGTAACGGCTTAATAGAGTTGTCGATCTTTTATGATGCATTTGCCGTTGCAGGGAATAAAGCGCTTTTTATAGGGCTGAGAGACCATTTGATAGCAGAAGCGAAAAAGCATCAAAGTTTTTTGCCCCATTTCGCAAAACCGATAGAGAGTTTTGAATCGCCGTTGGGGCTTTTTTCCAGATTTGTCTCCCGGGAGAGGGATCATAAGGATGAGATCGATATAAAAAAGGGGGCGCTCTTTGCGATTGTTCACGGTATAAGAGCTTTGGCTCTTGAACACGGTATCACAAAGACCAATACGACACAGCGTATCAAGGCACTGAACAATGCAGGATACATGACCAAAGAGGATGCTGTGAATTTAATGGAAACACTTGAGGTACTTATGACCTTTCGTCTGCATGCCCGGCTTCAGAAACTGGAGGAGGGGAAATCTCCGGATAATTATATTGACTTGAAGAGACTGAGCA
- a CDS encoding cation acetate symporter, giving the protein MKKFLLLTLLLSAGAFAAGALEGEVQKQPLNISAIVMFLIFVAGTLGITYWAAKRTKTAKDFYTAGGGITGFQNGLAIAGDYMSAASFLGISGLVYLAGYDGLIYSIGFLVGWPIILFLVSERLRNLGKYTFADVAAYRLKQTPIRTLAAFGSIATVILYLIAQMVGAGKLIQLLFGLPYELAVVLVGTLMILYVTFGGMLATTWVQIIKAVLLLSGATFMALAVMSHFGFSLEAMFAKAVEVHPKHQAIMAPGGLVSDPVSAISLGIALMFGTAGLPHILMRFFTVADAKEARKSVFFATGFIGYFYVLTFIIGFGAIIMVLNNPQYLDLAKQAVSGGAPILGGKNMAAIHLSHAVGGNFFLGFISAVAFATILAVVSGLTLAGASAISHDLYANVFKRDRVDEAKEMKVSKIATVALGIITILLGIAFEKQNIAFVVGLAFAIAASANFPVLFLSMFWSKLTTRGAVIGGSLGLATAVLLVILGPIVWVQILGNAEAIFPYKYPALFSVTVAFIGIYFFSVTDNSEDARKEREAFEAQDIRSQTGIGAEGAVSH; this is encoded by the coding sequence ATGAAAAAGTTTTTATTATTAACATTGCTGTTGAGTGCAGGTGCATTTGCAGCAGGTGCACTTGAGGGTGAAGTGCAGAAGCAGCCGCTTAATATTTCTGCGATAGTGATGTTCCTTATTTTTGTTGCAGGTACACTGGGTATTACATACTGGGCAGCAAAAAGAACGAAGACAGCAAAAGATTTCTATACTGCCGGCGGCGGTATTACAGGTTTCCAGAACGGTCTGGCAATTGCAGGGGACTACATGTCAGCGGCATCGTTCCTTGGTATTTCCGGTTTGGTCTATCTGGCCGGATATGACGGACTGATCTACTCTATCGGTTTCCTTGTCGGCTGGCCGATCATTCTGTTCCTTGTTTCTGAGAGACTTAGAAACCTGGGAAAATACACCTTTGCCGATGTTGCAGCGTACAGACTGAAGCAGACACCTATCAGAACACTTGCGGCGTTTGGTTCCATTGCAACAGTTATTTTGTATTTGATCGCCCAAATGGTAGGGGCTGGCAAACTGATCCAGCTTCTCTTTGGTCTTCCGTATGAGTTGGCAGTTGTGCTTGTCGGTACACTGATGATCCTTTATGTGACTTTCGGTGGTATGCTTGCAACAACATGGGTTCAGATAATTAAAGCGGTACTTCTTCTTTCTGGTGCGACATTTATGGCACTTGCAGTTATGAGCCACTTTGGATTCTCTCTTGAAGCAATGTTCGCCAAAGCGGTGGAGGTACACCCCAAACATCAGGCTATTATGGCTCCCGGAGGGTTGGTATCTGATCCTGTATCAGCGATCTCTCTTGGTATTGCACTGATGTTCGGTACAGCAGGTCTTCCGCACATCCTGATGAGATTCTTTACGGTTGCAGATGCAAAAGAGGCAAGAAAATCCGTATTCTTTGCAACAGGTTTCATCGGTTACTTCTATGTTTTGACCTTTATCATCGGTTTTGGTGCGATCATCATGGTATTGAACAACCCTCAGTATCTTGATCTTGCAAAGCAGGCTGTTAGTGGCGGCGCGCCAATTCTTGGCGGTAAGAATATGGCAGCAATACACTTAAGCCATGCTGTCGGCGGCAACTTCTTTCTCGGATTCATCTCGGCTGTGGCATTTGCTACGATCCTTGCCGTGGTTTCAGGTCTTACGCTTGCAGGAGCATCGGCGATCTCCCACGATCTGTATGCAAACGTATTTAAAAGAGATAGAGTTGACGAAGCTAAAGAGATGAAGGTTTCCAAGATCGCTACGGTAGCACTTGGTATCATTACGATCCTTCTTGGTATTGCATTTGAGAAGCAGAACATTGCATTCGTTGTCGGCCTGGCATTTGCCATCGCAGCGTCAGCGAACTTCCCTGTACTCTTCCTCTCCATGTTCTGGAGCAAACTGACCACAAGAGGTGCGGTCATCGGAGGCAGTCTCGGACTTGCAACAGCAGTGCTGCTTGTCATTCTCGGTCCTATTGTGTGGGTACAGATCCTGGGTAATGCAGAAGCGATATTCCCTTACAAGTATCCTGCACTCTTCTCGGTAACGGTTGCCTTTATCGGTATCTACTTCTTCTCTGTCACTGACAACAGTGAAGATGCAAGAAAGGAGAGGGAAGCATTCGAAGCACAGGATATCCGCTCTCAGACAGGTATCGGTGCAGAAGGTGCAGTCTCTCACTGA